In Pecten maximus chromosome 10, xPecMax1.1, whole genome shotgun sequence, one genomic interval encodes:
- the LOC117336132 gene encoding adenosine receptor A2a-like, whose protein sequence is MNGSGNVHWNMTSTNSTEEWRDSIEVKSLPLTVVFVMSVFVTASNLLVLVILLCKPGIRKNYRIEFILWLCLSDIVVGITGWLFVFNYIIKDLSTNTHYCSLMYHFIGAGIGQSIAHTFLICIDRYMAVVNNIKYKQFNKKYRYMVIFGTWFFIHGYVGILVVICMRVKSITYCSLESFPRYKTFVNGTNALYMPLLVSIPCLYIYVLIVFKKRLRQTHNCPHVPLYVVGTATTSEIQVNRGQRKQRIQKYEEHVIVTTGLIVVTFLLLTGPFILIVSFLYGFGLMSVNRSTRILITILTFCNSTVNPFLYVWRIRKFRLVLYKIFCPCKTPRTT, encoded by the coding sequence ATGAACGGAAGTGGCAATGTACATTGGAACATGACGTCGACAAATTCCACGGAGGAATGGAGGGATTCGATAGAAGTGAAATCATTACCATTGACTGTTGTTTTTGTGATGTCCGTCTTCGTAACCGCCTCCAATCTTCTAGTCTTAGTCATTCTACTCTGCAAGCCAGGAATACGAAAGAATTACAGGATTGAGTTTATTTTGTGGCTATGCCTGAGCGACATCGTTGTTGGAATTACTGGTTGGTTGTTTGTATTCAACTACATCATCAAGGATTTGTCGACCAATACACATTACTGTAGTTTGATGTACCACTTCATAGGAGCTGGTATTGGACAATCTATCGCGCATACTTTCCTTATTTGTATCGATCGGTATATGGCTGTTGTCAATAACATAAAGTACAAACagtttaacaagaaatatcGCTACATGGTCATATTCGGTACCTGGTTTTTTATACACGGGTATGTCGGCATACTTGTCGTTATTTGTATGAGAGTGAAATCTATTACTTACTGTTCGCTGGAATCTTTCCCTAGATATAAGACATTTGTAAATGGCACCAACGCGCTCTACATGCCCCTCCTAGTATCCATACCCtgtttatacatttatgttCTGATAGTATTCAAAAAACGTTTAAGGCAGACACACAACTGTCCGCATGTTCCTTTATACGTGGTAGGGACTGCTACCACATCTGAGATCCAGGTAAACAGGGGACAAAGAAAACAAAGGATTCAGAAGTATGAGGAGCACGTGATCGTAACGACAGGACTGATCGTCGTAACATTCCTCCTCCTTACCGGCCCTTTTATCTTAATAGTATCCTTTCTATACGGATTTGGTTTAATGTCGGTCAACAGATCGACCAGGATACTAATAACAATACTAACATTTTGTAACTCTACGGTCAATCCATTCCTGTATGTATGGAGAATTAGAAAATTTCGACTagtattatacaaaatattttgtccttgtaaAACACCTCGAACTACTTAG